A genomic segment from Dietzia psychralcaliphila encodes:
- a CDS encoding cobalt-precorrin-4/precorrin-4 C(11)-methyltransferase: protein MTVHFVGAGPGAADLLTLRAAAALAAADVCLYAGTYLDDGVLDHCRPDARVVDTQHLDLDGIIAAIVAAHAEGLEVVRLCSGDPSLYSALAEQTRRLDAAGVPWDVVPGVPAYAAAAAELGVELTVPEVVQSVVLTRVQARSTAMPSTESLENFAATGATLVLHLAITRIRELADRLVPTHGADCPVAVVANASRPHRVELRGTLADIADAVESAGLRQAAVILVGRALVRPGEAESWLYASDPERESKRRRVAG, encoded by the coding sequence GTGACCGTTCACTTCGTGGGTGCCGGCCCCGGCGCCGCTGACCTGCTCACGCTGCGTGCAGCCGCGGCTCTGGCCGCGGCGGACGTCTGCTTGTACGCGGGCACCTATCTGGACGACGGCGTGCTCGACCACTGCCGACCGGACGCGCGGGTGGTGGACACCCAGCACCTGGACCTGGACGGGATCATCGCGGCGATCGTCGCCGCCCACGCCGAGGGGCTCGAGGTGGTGCGGCTGTGCTCGGGTGACCCGTCGCTGTACTCCGCGCTCGCCGAGCAGACCCGTCGCCTCGATGCAGCGGGCGTTCCCTGGGACGTGGTGCCCGGCGTCCCCGCCTACGCGGCGGCTGCCGCGGAGCTGGGGGTGGAGCTGACGGTTCCCGAGGTGGTGCAGTCGGTGGTCCTCACCCGGGTCCAGGCCCGGTCGACGGCGATGCCGTCGACGGAGTCGCTCGAGAACTTCGCCGCCACCGGGGCGACGCTGGTGCTGCACCTGGCGATCACCCGGATCCGCGAGCTGGCCGATCGGCTGGTCCCCACCCATGGCGCGGATTGCCCGGTGGCCGTGGTGGCCAACGCGAGCCGGCCGCACCGTGTTGAGCTGCGCGGGACTCTCGCCGACATCGCCGATGCGGTCGAGTCCGCCGGCCTGCGCCAGGCCGCGGTGATCCTGGTGGGCCGGGCGCTGGTCCGGCCGGGGGAAGCGGAGTCCTGGTTGTACGCCTCGGATCCGGAAAGGGAGTCGAAGCGGCGGCGGGTGGCGGGGTAG
- a CDS encoding AraC family transcriptional regulator, whose amino-acid sequence MIEFLNRLVDEIERHLGDELDVDAIARERGTTGYHARRMFSSLAGMPVSEYVRRRRMTVAASDVVGDEDLLTIAVRYGYGSTEAFGRAFRAVHGVSHGDVRRHGGPLRSQPQLRFRLTVEGSVPMDARILTHHAIRLIGHATRVPLSHEGVNAHIERHIASLPAAEHDRLKQLSGTEPSGLLQVSADVDSDYVEGSELTYLHGVAVDADADVPDDLDVIDSAAGEWVVFRTSGPHPAALQEAYAASATEWFPSNPWRLRPGPSIVSVLDRASDFSTATCELWFPIERA is encoded by the coding sequence ATGATCGAGTTTCTGAACCGCCTCGTCGACGAGATCGAACGACACCTCGGCGATGAGCTTGACGTCGATGCGATCGCCCGCGAGAGGGGGACGACCGGCTATCACGCCCGCCGGATGTTCTCGTCCCTCGCTGGGATGCCGGTGTCGGAGTACGTCCGGCGTCGACGCATGACAGTCGCTGCGTCCGACGTGGTCGGTGACGAAGACCTGCTGACGATCGCAGTGCGGTACGGGTATGGCTCCACCGAGGCCTTCGGTCGAGCATTCCGTGCCGTGCACGGCGTGAGCCATGGTGACGTACGACGTCATGGCGGCCCCCTTCGCAGCCAACCGCAACTCAGGTTCCGCCTGACCGTCGAAGGGAGCGTCCCCATGGATGCCCGAATCCTCACTCACCACGCTATTCGCCTGATCGGCCACGCCACCCGGGTGCCACTGAGCCACGAGGGCGTCAACGCGCACATCGAGCGGCATATCGCTTCTCTGCCCGCCGCCGAGCACGATCGCCTGAAGCAGCTCAGCGGCACTGAACCTTCGGGGCTGCTGCAGGTCAGCGCCGATGTCGATTCGGACTACGTGGAGGGCAGTGAACTGACCTACCTACACGGCGTGGCGGTCGACGCCGACGCCGACGTTCCCGACGACCTCGACGTGATCGACTCGGCCGCTGGGGAGTGGGTGGTTTTCCGTACCTCCGGGCCGCATCCGGCGGCCCTGCAAGAGGCGTACGCAGCCTCCGCAACGGAGTGGTTCCCCTCCAATCCGTGGAGGTTGCGCCCCGGTCCATCAATCGTGTCGGTACTCGACCGCGCCTCGGACTTCAGTACGGCGACCTGCGAACTCTGGTTCCCGATCGAGCGCGCGTAG
- a CDS encoding iron chaperone has product MTKPTTIDEYVEAFPPPAQRQLSAIRELCRAAAPTAGEQLKWRHPAYVHTDGVILFMFSGHAKHASLAFTPSTRAAFADDLTGFHTGKGTVALPYGTAVPVDLVRRMLEYRVLEYEVHGVKWM; this is encoded by the coding sequence ATGACGAAGCCGACGACCATTGATGAATATGTCGAGGCGTTCCCCCCGCCGGCGCAGCGACAACTCAGCGCGATTCGCGAGCTTTGTCGGGCCGCCGCGCCGACTGCTGGCGAGCAGCTCAAATGGAGACATCCGGCCTACGTGCACACCGATGGCGTCATCTTGTTTATGTTCAGCGGCCATGCCAAGCACGCCAGCTTGGCATTCACACCCAGCACACGTGCGGCTTTCGCCGACGACCTCACCGGCTTTCACACAGGCAAGGGAACCGTCGCATTGCCGTATGGCACCGCCGTGCCCGTCGATCTTGTCCGCCGGATGCTCGAGTACCGCGTGCTCGAGTACGAGGTCCATGGGGTCAAGTGGATGTAG
- a CDS encoding SRPBCC family protein — protein sequence MSGTSIRSHRESVTVEAPAETLYDVVSDITRTGEWSPVCTSCWWDDEDEAGQVGAWFTGRNELPHRTWETRSVVVAAEHGREFAWVVGGSFVRWGFTLAPAPTGTMLTESWEFLPGGIAMFEEKFGDRAPTEIADRTQQALDGIPKTLGAIKQIAESSTGAGGPARP from the coding sequence ATGAGCGGAACCAGCATTCGCAGTCACCGGGAGTCCGTCACTGTCGAGGCGCCGGCCGAGACGCTCTACGACGTGGTCTCCGACATCACCCGTACCGGCGAGTGGAGTCCGGTCTGCACCTCGTGCTGGTGGGACGACGAGGACGAGGCCGGTCAGGTCGGTGCCTGGTTCACCGGGCGCAACGAGCTCCCGCACCGGACGTGGGAGACCCGGTCGGTGGTGGTAGCGGCCGAGCATGGGCGCGAGTTCGCCTGGGTCGTGGGCGGCAGCTTCGTCCGTTGGGGGTTCACTCTCGCCCCTGCGCCGACAGGGACGATGCTCACCGAGTCCTGGGAGTTCTTGCCCGGCGGGATCGCCATGTTCGAGGAGAAGTTCGGCGACCGGGCGCCCACTGAGATCGCCGACCGCACGCAGCAGGCCCTCGACGGCATCCCGAAGACGCTCGGCGCGATCAAACAGATCGCCGAGTCGTCCACCGGCGCAGGGGGGCCGGCCCGACCATGA